The following proteins are co-located in the bacterium genome:
- a CDS encoding TonB-dependent receptor, protein MRELHRRIAFGLLCVCVCFSPALAQDEADESESREGMKEIEDVIIVTASRTEQRLHDVPAAISVLTAEQLEQIPADDYGDYLRNVPGLNVAQMSARDIQITGRAATNSLATSQLVLLDNRTLYLDFFGFVMWDYVPLDVKEIKQIEVVRGPGSAVWGANAMAGVINLITKKPSEMQGTSVTLGAGDFGTAYGGITHAGVGSSGKTGYKLSASFFEQDPYDRPTGSVPGSEGPTNLGGTPYPDYENKGTEQPKANVRFDYDPTPETSWSVSAGYAATDGIMHSGIGPFDIASGAAMNFVKVDWSRRAQRATFFANLLDGDADNLLARGLDGMPIGFAFKSDTYNLDYSDTRVSGDNNIFSFGATARKNDFDLSIAPMGDSREEYGVFVQDEILFSDKFRWLIGARWDDIDPIGSVVSPRTSLLYSPNPNNTFRVSYNRAFRAPSMIQNFLDITIFNTAQIPPIPQLGLLAPTDVFFPAQAVGNPLATEEQLDALEVGYVGTFGRNTFTLSVYENETTDSIDFFTAANHTNSAFFLTNPPIPGPVLDFLLATVLADTFPALFSYRNIGELVDRGLELSFNASPRDAWSWFLNYSYQDAPEVSGIAQETLPNGTVRDAVNTPPEHRANAGLAYDNGSFFFNSNVNFVDEAFWTDVLDSRFWGPTDSYTQVNLGIGCRFANDQTTLTVNAQNVFDEDVQQHVFGDLIARKVSGQLLFRF, encoded by the coding sequence ATGAGGGAATTGCACCGTCGCATTGCTTTCGGTTTGCTCTGCGTGTGTGTCTGCTTTTCGCCCGCGCTCGCGCAGGACGAGGCAGACGAGTCCGAATCGCGCGAAGGCATGAAGGAAATCGAAGACGTGATCATCGTCACGGCATCCCGAACCGAGCAACGGCTGCACGACGTGCCGGCGGCGATCTCCGTCCTGACCGCCGAACAGCTCGAGCAGATCCCCGCCGACGACTACGGCGACTATCTACGCAACGTGCCGGGGCTCAACGTGGCACAGATGAGCGCTCGCGACATCCAGATCACCGGACGAGCGGCGACCAACAGTCTCGCCACCAGCCAGCTGGTCCTGCTCGACAACCGCACGCTCTACCTGGATTTCTTCGGCTTCGTCATGTGGGACTACGTCCCGCTCGACGTCAAGGAGATCAAGCAGATCGAGGTCGTGCGAGGGCCGGGAAGCGCGGTCTGGGGCGCCAACGCCATGGCGGGCGTGATCAACCTGATCACCAAGAAACCCTCGGAGATGCAGGGGACGAGCGTGACGCTCGGCGCCGGCGACTTCGGTACCGCCTACGGCGGGATCACTCACGCCGGGGTCGGCAGTTCCGGCAAGACCGGCTACAAGCTCTCGGCGAGCTTCTTCGAGCAGGACCCCTACGACCGGCCGACTGGCTCCGTCCCGGGCTCCGAAGGGCCGACCAACCTGGGCGGCACCCCGTACCCCGATTACGAAAACAAGGGCACCGAACAGCCCAAGGCCAACGTGCGCTTCGATTATGACCCGACGCCCGAGACCAGCTGGTCCGTGAGCGCCGGTTACGCGGCCACCGACGGCATCATGCACTCCGGCATCGGACCGTTCGACATCGCCAGCGGCGCGGCCATGAACTTCGTCAAGGTCGACTGGAGTCGCCGCGCCCAGCGCGCCACTTTCTTCGCCAACCTTCTCGATGGCGACGCCGACAACCTGCTCGCCCGAGGCCTCGATGGCATGCCCATCGGTTTCGCCTTCAAGAGCGACACCTACAACCTCGACTACAGCGACACTCGGGTCTCCGGAGACAACAACATCTTCTCGTTCGGCGCGACTGCCCGCAAGAACGATTTCGATCTCTCGATCGCGCCGATGGGAGACAGCCGCGAGGAGTACGGCGTCTTTGTTCAGGACGAGATCCTGTTCAGCGACAAGTTCCGCTGGCTCATCGGAGCCCGGTGGGATGACATCGACCCGATCGGCTCGGTGGTCTCGCCGCGTACCAGCTTGTTGTACTCACCGAATCCGAACAACACCTTCCGGGTGTCCTACAACCGCGCCTTCCGCGCGCCGTCGATGATCCAGAACTTCTTGGATATCACCATCTTCAATACCGCCCAGATCCCGCCGATTCCTCAACTGGGTCTGCTGGCGCCCACGGACGTGTTCTTTCCCGCCCAGGCGGTCGGCAACCCTCTGGCGACCGAGGAACAGCTGGACGCGCTCGAGGTGGGCTACGTCGGCACGTTCGGCCGCAACACTTTCACCCTGTCCGTCTACGAGAACGAGACCACGGATTCCATCGATTTCTTCACCGCTGCCAACCACACCAACTCGGCCTTCTTCCTTACCAACCCGCCGATTCCCGGGCCCGTGCTCGATTTCCTGCTGGCGACGGTGCTCGCGGACACATTCCCGGCGTTGTTCTCCTACCGCAACATCGGCGAGTTGGTCGATCGAGGCCTCGAGCTGAGCTTCAACGCCAGCCCCCGGGACGCCTGGTCCTGGTTCTTGAACTACTCCTACCAGGACGCGCCCGAGGTCTCGGGAATCGCGCAAGAAACGCTGCCCAACGGCACCGTGCGCGACGCGGTCAACACGCCGCCCGAGCACCGGGCCAACGCCGGCCTCGCCTACGACAACGGCAGCTTCTTCTTCAACAGCAACGTCAACTTCGTGGATGAGGCGTTCTGGACCGACGTTCTGGATTCGCGCTTCTGGGGCCCGACCGACTCCTACACCCAGGTCAATCTGGGCATCGGCTGCCGCTTCGCCAACGACCAGACCACGCTGACCGTCAACGCGCAGAACGTCTTCGATGAGGACGTCCAGCAGCACGTCTTCGGCGACCTGATCGCCCGCAAGGTCAGCGGCCAGCTGCTGTTCCGATTCTGA